One stretch of Micromonospora echinospora DNA includes these proteins:
- a CDS encoding GNAT family N-acetyltransferase: MLRQQDVGHRIVVRRIVGIREGRTLFSDALGELVELSETHITLSTDAGPLRVPVAEVHRAKRVPPARRPTAAAVVALELAADEAWPAPVRGRLGDWRLRWADGWTGRANSALPVGDPDRPLPAALDAVQRWYAERGGTALVNTPLPLAAPVGAELDARGWTARPPVLVQTVPLRALAAPDPAPTKPPPVTLADAPADDWLAIAAGRKGGLPDAARHVLTAVDRVRFAELRIDGRLLAVGRGTVTGEGRWLGVSLLEVLPEARRRGFAVAVVRALAGWGAAEGATRAFLQVEQSNTGAVELYRRLGFTTHHTYLTRVAPAP; this comes from the coding sequence ACACCGGATCGTGGTCCGCCGGATTGTGGGGATTCGTGAGGGCCGCACGCTGTTCTCCGACGCGCTCGGCGAGCTCGTCGAGCTGAGCGAGACCCACATCACCCTCTCCACCGACGCCGGTCCGCTGCGCGTACCGGTCGCCGAGGTGCACCGGGCCAAGCGGGTGCCGCCGGCCCGCCGGCCCACCGCCGCCGCCGTGGTCGCGCTGGAGCTGGCCGCCGACGAGGCGTGGCCCGCACCGGTACGCGGACGGCTCGGCGACTGGCGGCTGCGCTGGGCCGACGGCTGGACCGGCCGGGCGAACAGCGCACTGCCGGTCGGCGACCCGGACCGTCCCCTGCCCGCCGCGCTGGACGCCGTGCAGCGCTGGTACGCCGAGCGCGGCGGCACCGCCCTGGTGAACACCCCGCTGCCGCTGGCCGCCCCGGTCGGCGCCGAGCTGGACGCGCGCGGCTGGACGGCCCGGCCACCGGTGCTGGTGCAGACCGTCCCGCTGCGCGCCCTGGCCGCGCCGGACCCCGCCCCCACCAAGCCGCCGCCGGTCACGCTCGCCGACGCGCCCGCCGACGACTGGCTGGCGATCGCCGCCGGCCGCAAGGGTGGCCTGCCGGACGCCGCGCGACACGTGCTCACGGCCGTCGACCGGGTCCGCTTCGCGGAGCTGCGGATCGACGGCCGGCTGCTCGCGGTCGGCCGGGGCACGGTGACCGGCGAGGGTCGCTGGCTCGGCGTCAGCCTGCTCGAAGTGCTGCCCGAGGCGCGTCGGCGGGGATTCGCCGTCGCGGTCGTCCGCGCCCTGGCCGGCTGGGGCGCGGCCGAGGGCGCAACGCGCGCGTTCCTGCAGGTGGAGCAGAGCAACACCGGCGCGGTCGAGCTCTATCGCAGGCTCGGGTTCACCACCCACCACACCTACCTGACCCGGGTCGCCCCGGCCCCCTGA
- the mshB gene encoding N-acetyl-1-D-myo-inositol-2-amino-2-deoxy-alpha-D-glucopyranoside deacetylase: protein MTGVTTLPDRRLLLVHAHPDDESIGTGATMAHYAATGAHVTLVTCTLGEEGEIHVPELAQLCASEADQLGGYRIGELADACAALGVTDHRFLGGAGRYRDSGMMGMATNEHPRAFWQADLDVAAGHLLEVIREVRPQVLVTYDPHGFYGHPDHIQAHRVAMRAVELAAAEGIAPAKVYWTAMPRSVLDVGLETFTESSDNPFAGIESADELPFGTPDAEIAARIDGTEQHAAKEAAMRAHATQIPANSWLYSIAGNFGGEFMGVEYFTLAVGEKGPGRGPYGWEDDLFAGIALDAPDRSPVAAAGVR from the coding sequence GTGACGGGCGTGACGACGCTGCCCGACCGACGCCTTCTGCTGGTCCACGCGCATCCCGACGACGAGTCGATCGGCACCGGCGCGACGATGGCGCACTACGCCGCCACCGGCGCCCACGTCACGCTCGTCACCTGCACGCTGGGCGAGGAGGGCGAGATCCACGTCCCGGAGCTGGCTCAGCTCTGCGCGTCCGAGGCGGACCAGCTCGGCGGCTACCGGATCGGCGAGCTGGCCGACGCCTGCGCCGCGCTCGGCGTCACCGACCACCGGTTCCTCGGCGGCGCGGGCCGCTACCGCGACTCGGGCATGATGGGCATGGCCACCAACGAGCATCCGCGGGCGTTCTGGCAGGCCGACCTGGACGTCGCCGCCGGCCATCTGCTGGAGGTCATCCGCGAGGTCCGCCCCCAGGTGCTCGTCACGTACGACCCGCACGGCTTCTACGGCCACCCGGACCACATCCAGGCCCACCGGGTGGCGATGCGGGCGGTCGAGCTGGCCGCGGCCGAGGGGATCGCCCCGGCGAAGGTCTACTGGACGGCCATGCCGCGCAGCGTGCTCGACGTAGGGCTGGAGACGTTCACCGAGTCCTCGGACAACCCGTTCGCCGGCATCGAGAGCGCCGACGAGCTGCCGTTCGGCACGCCGGACGCGGAAATCGCGGCCCGGATCGACGGCACCGAGCAGCACGCCGCCAAGGAGGCGGCGATGCGGGCCCACGCCACGCAGATCCCGGCGAACTCCTGGCTCTACTCGATCGCCGGGAACTTCGGCGGCGAGTTCATGGGCGTCGAGTACTTCACGCTCGCGGTGGGCGAGAAGGGGCCGGGCCGCGGCCCGTACGGCTGGGAGGACGACCTCTTCGCCGGAATCGCCCTGGACGCCCCGGACCGGTCCCCGGTCGCGGCGGCCGGTGTCCGGTGA